From a region of the Rubidibacter lacunae KORDI 51-2 genome:
- a CDS encoding DUF427 domain-containing protein, with translation MFGPPQRIEPGPGQESVWDYPRPPRLEATDRHVRVVFNEVAIVDTRAALRMLETSHPPVYYLPAADVRTEYLQPSARKTFCEFKGVARYFTLTIGDRSISDAVWDYPEPTPHYAQIAGHFALYPAQMDACFIDDELVRAQAGDFYGGWISNDIVGPFKGEPGTWGW, from the coding sequence ATGTTTGGACCCCCCCAACGTATCGAGCCCGGACCCGGTCAAGAATCGGTGTGGGATTACCCGCGCCCGCCGCGCCTTGAAGCCACCGATCGCCATGTCCGCGTGGTCTTCAACGAGGTAGCGATCGTCGATACCCGCGCCGCGCTGAGGATGCTCGAGACCAGCCATCCGCCCGTCTACTACTTGCCGGCCGCCGACGTACGCACCGAATATCTGCAGCCGAGCGCGCGCAAAACCTTCTGCGAGTTCAAAGGGGTCGCCCGTTACTTTACCCTCACCATCGGCGATCGCAGCATCTCCGATGCAGTCTGGGACTATCCCGAGCCGACCCCTCACTACGCCCAAATCGCCGGGCACTTTGCGTTGTATCCCGCCCAGATGGATGCCTGCTTCATCGATGACGAACTCGTTCGCGCTCAAGCTGGCGACTTCTATGGCGGTTGGATCTCCAACGACATCGTCGGTCCGTTCAAAGGCGAACCCGGCACCTGGGGTTGGTAA